A single region of the Thermococcus paralvinellae genome encodes:
- a CDS encoding COG1470 family protein → MKWSAVFLILLASSMILIGSSGNFREYESERKVWVDIVQGNKSYISYQCTQSGYSAVVTVEQGRSLTFNALTIKNQLGETLEARIEGDYSSLPSGVNVDLESGWVILFDLEEYSFEGNVSAAGDAPVGSYEVPIMLYAEWDRGDAEISVCPLKINVIEPQVELTKILISGNTTVPIKTNQSWTIRIEITNYGPEEEFTIKDVIPAEFEVDLSQTSATDGGYTFVKQGGGNMGSTHMEWVVTVGKGESEHMDITIYTRVNPAGHQEFTSEGTYALNDGAWIVGYEIETDSIEVEAIDNCDHCCPCP, encoded by the coding sequence ATGAAATGGAGTGCAGTGTTTTTAATCTTGCTAGCGAGTTCTATGATACTCATTGGCTCTAGCGGGAATTTCAGAGAATATGAAAGTGAAAGAAAAGTTTGGGTTGATATAGTCCAAGGCAATAAATCATACATAAGTTACCAGTGTACTCAGAGTGGTTATTCTGCAGTTGTTACAGTAGAGCAGGGAAGGTCTCTGACATTTAATGCTCTAACAATAAAAAACCAGCTTGGAGAAACGTTAGAAGCACGAATTGAAGGAGACTACTCAAGCTTACCTTCTGGAGTAAATGTAGACCTTGAAAGTGGATGGGTTATTCTGTTTGACCTAGAGGAATACTCCTTTGAAGGAAATGTAAGTGCAGCCGGTGATGCCCCAGTAGGGAGCTACGAAGTTCCAATCATGCTTTATGCGGAGTGGGATAGAGGAGATGCCGAGATAAGTGTCTGTCCACTGAAAATTAATGTAATTGAGCCTCAAGTAGAGCTAACAAAAATTCTCATAAGTGGAAACACAACTGTGCCAATAAAAACAAACCAAAGCTGGACCATAAGGATAGAAATAACCAACTACGGCCCAGAGGAAGAATTTACAATTAAAGACGTCATTCCAGCAGAATTTGAAGTTGACCTAAGCCAAACTTCAGCAACAGACGGAGGCTATACCTTTGTGAAACAAGGAGGAGGGAATATGGGCTCCACCCATATGGAATGGGTAGTAACTGTTGGAAAAGGTGAAAGCGAACATATGGACATAACAATTTATACAAGAGTTAACCCTGCGGGACACCAAGAGTTCACAAGTGAAGGAACGTATGCACTCAATGATGGTGCTTGGATTGTGGGTTATGAGATAGAAACAGATTCGATAGAGGTTGAAGCTATAGACAACTGTGATCACTGCTGTCCCTGCCCATAG
- a CDS encoding DUF7344 domain-containing protein, with product MTTSAMILGNDRRMCVIEFLQKSNGEADLRDLVRYIAEKEGNTDRKHRKSVYVSLIQTHIPKMEREGIIEFKHGTIKLIRIPENVDVYMEIVNKNDVRWATVYTILALSSVILSYIAQSWEGFVISSAFLALSIVQRMKERKIIKGER from the coding sequence ATGACTACCTCAGCCATGATCTTGGGGAACGATAGGAGAATGTGTGTCATAGAGTTCTTACAGAAATCAAATGGAGAAGCTGATCTCAGAGATTTAGTTAGATACATTGCAGAAAAAGAAGGGAATACTGACAGGAAACACAGAAAAAGCGTTTATGTAAGCCTGATACAAACTCACATTCCAAAGATGGAAAGGGAGGGAATAATAGAATTTAAGCATGGAACCATTAAACTCATCCGAATTCCTGAAAACGTTGATGTCTACATGGAGATTGTAAATAAAAATGATGTGAGATGGGCCACTGTTTATACCATACTTGCTCTTAGCTCAGTGATATTGAGTTACATAGCACAAAGCTGGGAGGGTTTTGTGATTTCAAGCGCCTTTTTGGCTTTATCCATAGTTCAAAGGATGAAAGAAAGAAAAATCATAAAAGGAGAGAGGTAA
- a CDS encoding DUF1102 domain-containing protein, with amino-acid sequence MKKVKKLALGIFGLLVAFGLVLGAGANFSDYNASRSVHWHIVPDDNELIDLTPIQPYAYIDDVTGVLVIDFSVNNPNYPGYGNGISPSSEYNFDEVFEVSNDLWENMTIVVRITSNSTNVEFYGHEGDVYEVATGAIASSSDTADEDVCFVVTPGDTVKIGLDLSADGDSPGDIWNVAMGIKAYRLGTEPAALVGKCGQ; translated from the coding sequence ATGAAAAAAGTGAAAAAGTTAGCACTTGGAATTTTCGGCCTTTTAGTGGCCTTTGGTCTCGTGCTTGGTGCAGGAGCCAATTTTAGTGATTACAATGCAAGCAGAAGCGTCCACTGGCATATTGTTCCGGACGACAATGAGCTAATTGATTTAACACCAATACAACCCTATGCATACATAGACGACGTAACCGGTGTTCTAGTAATTGACTTCTCAGTCAATAACCCAAACTATCCAGGATATGGAAACGGAATAAGCCCATCAAGTGAATACAATTTTGATGAAGTCTTTGAAGTTAGCAACGACCTTTGGGAGAACATGACTATAGTTGTTAGGATAACCTCAAACAGCACTAACGTAGAGTTCTACGGACATGAGGGAGATGTATATGAAGTAGCAACTGGAGCCATAGCTAGTTCATCAGATACAGCAGATGAGGATGTTTGTTTCGTAGTTACACCAGGAGATACAGTTAAGATTGGTCTTGACTTGAGTGCAGATGGCGATAGTCCAGGAGACATATGGAACGTTGCTATGGGAATAAAAGCCTACAGACTTGGGACAGAGCCAGCTGCTTTGGTTGGCAAGTGCGGACAGTGA
- a CDS encoding DUF1102 domain-containing protein, protein MINKEIILSVAVIFVLFFSISINKPVPISYALEDGNGAFTIETPLPPYAFLYHGGNLTIDISEDNPFYPGYGEGLSRDAIYKFDDVMRVENNVTQTGTSVICVIITSQMDGLRFYYSNMTPEDSISFTLGEYESVNVGIYINTTNYTLGEVSGSFKIQAYEGACG, encoded by the coding sequence GTGATCAATAAGGAGATAATATTATCTGTAGCAGTAATTTTCGTATTGTTCTTCTCAATTAGCATTAACAAACCAGTACCTATTTCTTATGCTCTTGAAGATGGTAATGGTGCATTTACTATTGAGACACCACTCCCACCGTATGCTTTTCTCTATCATGGAGGAAATTTGACAATTGATATTAGTGAGGATAATCCATTTTACCCCGGATACGGAGAGGGGTTGTCGAGAGATGCAATTTACAAGTTTGATGACGTTATGAGAGTAGAGAACAATGTAACCCAAACAGGAACATCAGTTATTTGCGTAATTATTACTTCACAAATGGATGGCTTAAGATTTTACTACTCAAACATGACACCCGAGGATAGTATTAGCTTTACACTGGGTGAATATGAGTCAGTGAATGTTGGTATCTATATTAACACCACAAATTATACCCTTGGTGAAGTTTCTGGAAGCTTTAAAATACAAGCTTATGAAGGTGCGTGCGGATGA
- a CDS encoding DUF1102 domain-containing protein: MNKLIGLALLLVGMMLAVGAGANFRYYEADRDITVAIVADDNELIDLTPVQPYARLSNGKLYIDISEYNPNRPAWGGLGLSPNTTYVFEEMFNVSNDLWENNQTDYPICVTLSVSGSYDVEVFAGDYSSPSAGPAASITFTVYHGSPVPIGFIFDNTNMALGTYQTQLQIHAIAGACP, translated from the coding sequence ATGAATAAACTTATTGGTTTGGCCCTACTTTTAGTAGGGATGATGTTGGCGGTTGGCGCTGGAGCCAACTTTAGGTATTATGAAGCAGACAGAGACATCACAGTTGCTATTGTTGCAGATGACAATGAGCTAATTGATTTGACACCAGTACAACCATATGCACGCTTAAGCAATGGAAAATTGTACATTGATATCAGCGAATATAACCCAAACAGGCCAGCTTGGGGTGGACTTGGACTCAGCCCGAACACAACCTATGTTTTTGAAGAAATGTTTAATGTTAGCAACGATCTTTGGGAAAACAATCAAACTGACTACCCAATTTGTGTAACCCTCAGCGTTTCAGGTTCGTACGATGTTGAAGTATTCGCAGGCGACTATAGTAGCCCAAGTGCAGGTCCAGCTGCTTCAATAACATTTACAGTATACCATGGAAGCCCAGTCCCAATTGGGTTTATATTCGACAACACAAACATGGCACTAGGAACCTATCAAACACAACTTCAGATACATGCAATTGCAGGCGCATGCCCGTGA
- a CDS encoding DUF5305 family protein yields MQKGVFQHKAFFSNVSLYGNVKSMEYYPKDITESIAGVYVYTLTPGEEITGKYKLTIVTTYYTSKGKEKIIFWEEKLVERSGDLENGMIVEAISFDLNEINKRTTEVTEGLGIKRLSRDIKIIVQVSAKGKVNGKEVNEKFEQTINMVIDSGNGLIYFTNEEVKTKKNLVDREVKTNFLSVLGKPTSVSTAKKAFPILALLSALPIFGMVYTAKANGAKDGLEDLKRYIIKGIPNKVDKKITLATEEDLRKTFDLIDKPIMHYQEGDNDVYAIVDDGIVYEYRRDLEES; encoded by the coding sequence ATGCAGAAAGGTGTTTTTCAGCACAAAGCATTCTTTTCTAATGTATCCCTTTATGGGAACGTAAAGAGCATGGAGTACTATCCAAAAGACATAACTGAGTCAATAGCAGGAGTTTACGTTTACACTCTCACTCCTGGAGAGGAAATAACTGGAAAATACAAGCTCACCATAGTGACAACATATTACACATCAAAAGGCAAAGAAAAGATAATATTTTGGGAAGAAAAGCTCGTAGAAAGAAGCGGAGATCTTGAAAATGGAATGATAGTAGAGGCAATAAGCTTTGATCTAAATGAGATAAATAAGAGAACAACAGAAGTTACGGAGGGTCTTGGCATTAAAAGACTTTCAAGAGACATAAAAATTATAGTCCAAGTTTCAGCCAAAGGAAAAGTTAACGGAAAGGAGGTTAATGAAAAATTTGAGCAAACCATTAACATGGTCATAGATTCAGGAAACGGGCTCATATATTTCACAAATGAGGAAGTCAAAACTAAGAAAAACTTAGTTGACAGGGAAGTTAAGACAAACTTCTTGAGTGTTCTCGGAAAACCAACTAGTGTCAGCACAGCGAAGAAAGCATTCCCAATTTTAGCACTTTTAAGTGCTCTCCCAATCTTTGGAATGGTGTACACAGCAAAAGCAAATGGTGCAAAAGATGGACTCGAAGACCTAAAGAGATACATAATTAAAGGAATTCCAAATAAAGTAGATAAGAAAATCACACTTGCTACAGAAGAAGACCTGAGAAAGACATTTGACTTGATTGATAAGCCAATAATGCATTATCAAGAAGGGGATAATGACGTCTATGCAATTGTAGATGATGGAATCGTCTATGAATACAGGAGAGATTTAGAAGAGAGTTAA
- a CDS encoding signal peptidase I, whose protein sequence is MKFLELLFTFVVGLFLITSIAGFVLDRPILISYAYSDSMTPTLEKGDLFFINPFSKGDVNDIIVFKMNNEWTVHRVYAKDYEGYITKGDNNVATDQQEDKNPKIAQDAVIGEVVTIGGEPLKIPRAGDYIKDLSKKSSNLYIAIVFLVLGAILLTTSGKERKKKGKRKYIRVKFKTLYAVTASLIVAVLILSMMLSWGTLTFSYSSTLASGQREGWYLPGSTFEKELTLENNAIYPFLYFVEAQGDRVEILGEKSFKIPGNNKEKIKVRVSVPEDTRVYGEKINIYAYLPILPEGTLTKLYRVSPYLPFVAYLAEASFFLALLYFAVGTGNEDIVRYRLHRSRIFNKLRESVGL, encoded by the coding sequence ATGAAATTTCTAGAGCTTCTTTTTACATTTGTTGTTGGTCTATTCCTGATCACATCAATAGCTGGATTTGTTCTTGATAGACCAATCCTTATATCCTATGCTTACTCGGATAGCATGACGCCTACATTGGAGAAAGGAGATTTGTTTTTCATAAATCCATTCTCAAAAGGCGATGTCAATGATATTATTGTTTTTAAAATGAATAATGAATGGACAGTTCATAGGGTCTATGCAAAAGATTACGAGGGATACATAACAAAAGGTGACAATAATGTTGCAACGGATCAGCAAGAAGACAAAAACCCAAAGATAGCACAAGATGCAGTGATAGGCGAGGTTGTGACAATTGGGGGAGAACCTTTAAAGATACCAAGAGCAGGAGATTATATAAAAGATCTCTCTAAAAAAAGCTCAAACCTGTATATTGCAATAGTGTTTTTAGTTCTTGGAGCAATCCTCTTGACAACCAGTGGAAAGGAGAGAAAAAAGAAGGGTAAAAGGAAGTACATAAGAGTGAAATTTAAAACACTTTATGCAGTAACTGCCTCCCTAATAGTGGCAGTTTTAATCCTCTCGATGATGCTCTCATGGGGAACTTTAACTTTCAGCTATTCCTCAACCCTCGCCAGTGGTCAGAGAGAAGGATGGTATTTGCCAGGCTCAACTTTTGAAAAAGAGCTGACATTAGAAAATAATGCCATTTACCCATTCTTATACTTCGTTGAGGCCCAAGGGGATAGGGTTGAAATTTTAGGTGAAAAATCGTTTAAGATACCTGGAAACAATAAAGAAAAGATAAAAGTTCGGGTAAGTGTTCCGGAAGATACAAGAGTCTATGGAGAGAAAATTAACATCTATGCATATCTGCCAATTTTACCTGAAGGAACTCTAACAAAACTTTATCGTGTAAGTCCTTATCTACCATTTGTTGCATATCTCGCAGAAGCATCATTCTTCTTGGCTCTCCTCTACTTTGCAGTAGGAACTGGAAACGAAGACATAGTCAGATATAGACTTCATCGCTCAAGGATTTTTAATAAACTCAGGGAGAGTGTTGGATTATGA